Sequence from the Symbiopectobacterium purcellii genome:
GTCAGGTGTTACTCCTTGTTCTTCGAACCAACTGTCCCAGCTTTCCCCTGCCGGAGTGATGATACGCGTGCGGCCAATCGCAACGATATCAACCTGCTTCACATCATCGGGCAGTGCAACGGCTTTAGGAAGCCGTACTGCCTGGCTACGGTTGCTTTTGAATACTGTGGTTTTTTCCATGGCGATCTCCTTGGATAAACTTTGTGCTATAGGAAGCATAGAGTATTGATGGGATATGTCAATGGGATATACGCAGCCAGCGTTATTGAGTTACTCACCTTGCCGCCAACATCCCCGGATAGTGTTTGGCGATAATATCGTTCATCTGCTCGATCAAGTCAGGG
This genomic interval carries:
- the vapB gene encoding type II toxin-antitoxin system VapB family antitoxin encodes the protein MEKTTVFKSNRSQAVRLPKAVALPDDVKQVDIVAIGRTRIITPAGESWDSWFEEQGVTPDFMITREQPDDQIREDF